A portion of the Clostridium gelidum genome contains these proteins:
- a CDS encoding AraC family transcriptional regulator — protein sequence MLKYEAYHFGENNIFSHYHPNSLNYPKHLHRSFEFIYVSDGNIEMSINNRTFDVQKNNCILILPYEVHSIITKDHSDANICVFPPEYVNTFHNMIDGKILANPVFNLPTIVEVLVLDKIFKDNLNILEMKACLYLLCSEIMKNTRLIDSIKADYELLHKILNYSQENFTKDISLRSISTKFGYSYTYLSKYLNNILGVSFVDFINENRINYALYLLKNTQTTITDIAYTCGYSSIRSFNRNFLKITEKTPKSYRNSLF from the coding sequence ATGTTAAAATATGAGGCTTATCATTTTGGTGAAAATAATATTTTTTCTCACTATCATCCTAATAGTCTTAATTATCCCAAACACTTGCATCGTAGCTTCGAGTTTATATATGTTTCAGATGGTAATATTGAGATGTCTATTAATAACAGAACCTTCGATGTTCAAAAAAATAATTGTATACTAATACTTCCTTACGAAGTTCATTCTATTATAACTAAGGATCATTCAGATGCTAATATCTGTGTATTTCCACCTGAATACGTAAATACATTTCATAACATGATTGATGGTAAAATTTTGGCAAATCCTGTATTTAATTTACCTACCATTGTTGAAGTTCTAGTTCTGGACAAAATTTTCAAAGATAATTTAAATATCCTTGAAATGAAAGCCTGTTTATATCTTTTATGTTCTGAAATTATGAAAAATACAAGACTTATTGATAGTATAAAAGCTGATTATGAATTACTACATAAAATTCTTAATTATAGTCAAGAAAATTTTACAAAAGATATTTCACTTAGAAGCATTTCCACTAAATTTGGTTACAGTTATACTTATCTTTCTAAATATTTAAACAACATTTTAGGTGTATCCTTTGTTGATTTTATTAATGAAAATAGGATTAACTATGCTTTATATTTATTGAAAAATACGCAAACTACAATCACTGATATCGCTTATACTTGCGGTTACTCAAGTATACGTTCTTTTAATAGAAATTTTCTTAAGATTACTGAGAAGACACCTAAGTCTTATAGAAATTCTTTGTTTTAG
- a CDS encoding methyl-accepting chemotaxis protein, which translates to MKKLKSTIILMNVLIVGVATLLLSIISITELRKSNLQSINQYETTLRQGYDDNIKNQVNNVIGLLNGIYNMQVEGKLTEEEAKKQARAIIKNLKYDENGYFWIDNVDSKLAEGSQASKADTKTISETMGDATNFKANIISIVIKDGSGFTNFEFPKPNGEVAPKRAYSVLFKPFDWIVNTGNYVDNIDSEVATKTAELNGNLVKTIITLISSLVVLITLSIIIAVKVSLNVTKPLTKIKELAERLAKYNFSENINITSKNEFGQTAKSLNEAQNNVKNLIKNISGQTMELTASTEELSAVTQEVTNRVVSINSSTKEIVNNMNESMESAKQVNESMKEINASISELSRKSTDGSGISTSFKDKSLKLKTETNTALKSTQNIYKEREKEILSAIKEGTIVKEIFTMVDAISSIAEETNLLALNAAIEAARAGEQGRGFAVVSEEVKKLAMQSATSATSIQSTVSKVQNAFRKLSDNSNEVLNFVNTDVIKQFSEFISSGEYYYDNAEEISKISENIAAMSEQLTASVQEINAMVDTMASNSEKSTQNSTEILDGITETTASMQEIAATAENQAMLTQKLNELIAGFKI; encoded by the coding sequence ATGAAAAAATTAAAAAGTACAATAATACTTATGAATGTATTAATTGTAGGGGTTGCTACATTATTACTTAGTATCATATCTATTACTGAACTAAGAAAAAGTAATCTACAATCAATTAATCAATATGAAACTACTCTTAGACAAGGGTATGATGACAATATTAAAAATCAAGTTAATAATGTAATAGGATTATTAAATGGAATATATAATATGCAAGTTGAGGGGAAATTAACTGAAGAAGAAGCTAAAAAGCAAGCTAGAGCTATTATTAAAAATTTGAAATATGATGAAAACGGATACTTTTGGATAGATAACGTGGACTCTAAATTAGCAGAAGGTTCGCAAGCATCAAAGGCAGATACAAAAACTATCAGTGAAACAATGGGAGATGCAACCAATTTTAAAGCAAATATAATAAGCATTGTCATTAAAGATGGTAGTGGATTTACGAATTTTGAATTTCCAAAACCAAATGGGGAAGTGGCACCTAAAAGGGCATATTCAGTATTATTTAAACCTTTTGATTGGATAGTAAATACTGGCAATTATGTGGATAATATAGATTCAGAAGTTGCTACAAAAACTGCCGAATTAAATGGGAACTTAGTTAAAACTATTATTACATTAATATCTTCACTTGTTGTATTGATAACCTTATCAATAATTATAGCAGTTAAGGTTTCTTTAAATGTTACAAAACCATTAACTAAAATAAAAGAATTAGCTGAAAGATTAGCAAAATATAATTTTTCGGAAAATATTAATATAACTAGTAAAAATGAATTTGGCCAAACGGCTAAGTCGTTAAATGAAGCACAAAACAATGTTAAAAATCTGATTAAAAATATAAGCGGACAAACCATGGAATTAACTGCTTCTACAGAAGAATTATCAGCTGTAACTCAAGAAGTAACCAATAGAGTTGTAAGTATAAATAGCTCAACTAAAGAAATTGTTAATAATATGAATGAATCAATGGAATCTGCTAAACAAGTAAATGAGTCAATGAAAGAAATTAATGCAAGTATTAGCGAATTATCTAGAAAATCAACTGATGGAAGTGGTATATCCACAAGCTTTAAAGATAAATCACTAAAATTAAAAACTGAAACCAATACAGCATTAAAAAGCACACAAAATATATATAAAGAAAGAGAAAAAGAGATTTTAAGTGCTATTAAAGAAGGTACCATAGTAAAAGAAATTTTCACTATGGTAGATGCAATATCTTCAATAGCAGAAGAAACAAATTTATTAGCATTAAATGCAGCTATAGAAGCTGCTAGAGCAGGGGAGCAAGGAAGAGGCTTTGCCGTAGTTTCAGAAGAAGTTAAAAAGCTTGCAATGCAATCAGCTACTTCAGCTACATCAATCCAAAGTACTGTTTCTAAAGTTCAAAATGCATTTAGAAAACTTTCTGATAACAGTAATGAAGTATTAAATTTTGTAAATACAGATGTAATAAAGCAGTTTAGTGAATTTATATCGTCTGGTGAATATTATTACGATAATGCCGAAGAAATCAGTAAAATATCAGAAAATATTGCTGCAATGTCAGAACAATTAACAGCATCAGTTCAAGAAATTAATGCAATGGTTGATACTATGGCATCTAATTCAGAAAAATCAACACAGAATTCAACAGAAATATTAGATGGTATAACAGAAACAACAGCAAGTATGCAAGAAATTGCAGCCACCGCTGAAAATCAAGCTATGCTTACACAAAAGCTTAATGAATTAATTGCTGGATTTAAAATATAA
- the uxuA gene encoding mannonate dehydratase: MEMTLRWFGKDVDTVTLEQIRQIPGVTGVVTTLYDTLPGDVWPLDRIKDMKAEVEAVGLRVAGIESVNIHDSIKIGTPDRDKYIDNYITTLERLGQEGIDVVCYNFMPVFDWTRSDLAKVRPDGSTVLSYDQDMIDKINPENLLSAMDSKSNGFVLPGWEPERMAKIKELFELYKDVDNEKLFDNLRYFLEAIMPTCEKYNIKMAIHPDDPAWPVFGLPRIMTNKENLLKLVTMVDSPCNGVTLCTGSLGSNMNNDIPDIIRSLKGKIHFAHVRNIKHLGSGRFDEAAHLSSDGSLDMYEIMKALYEIGFDGITRPDHGRAIWGEVSMPGYGLYDRALGVTYLNGIWESLQKSILR; this comes from the coding sequence ATGGAAATGACTTTAAGATGGTTTGGTAAGGATGTAGATACAGTAACATTAGAACAAATTAGACAAATTCCTGGGGTAACAGGTGTTGTTACTACTTTGTATGATACATTGCCAGGTGATGTGTGGCCACTAGATAGAATTAAAGATATGAAGGCAGAAGTTGAAGCAGTTGGTCTTAGAGTAGCAGGAATAGAAAGCGTTAATATTCATGATTCAATTAAGATAGGGACACCGGATAGAGATAAATATATTGATAATTATATTACAACTTTAGAGAGGCTAGGACAAGAGGGAATTGATGTTGTCTGTTATAATTTTATGCCAGTATTTGATTGGACAAGATCTGACCTTGCTAAAGTAAGACCAGATGGATCAACAGTTTTATCATACGATCAAGATATGATTGACAAAATAAATCCTGAAAATTTATTATCAGCTATGGATTCAAAATCTAATGGATTTGTATTACCAGGGTGGGAACCAGAACGTATGGCTAAAATTAAAGAATTATTTGAATTATATAAAGATGTGGATAATGAAAAATTATTTGATAATTTAAGATATTTTTTAGAAGCAATCATGCCAACTTGTGAAAAATATAATATTAAAATGGCAATACACCCAGATGATCCAGCTTGGCCAGTATTTGGACTACCAAGAATTATGACAAACAAAGAAAATTTATTAAAATTAGTAACTATGGTAGATAGTCCTTGTAATGGAGTAACATTATGTACAGGATCATTAGGATCAAATATGAATAATGATATTCCGGATATTATTAGATCTTTAAAAGGCAAAATCCATTTTGCACACGTTCGCAATATTAAGCATTTGGGATCAGGAAGATTTGATGAAGCTGCACATTTATCTTCAGATGGTTCATTAGATATGTATGAGATTATGAAAGCCTTATATGAGATTGGATTTGATGGAATTACAAGACCAGACCATGGAAGAGCAATTTGGGGAGAAGTTTCAATGCCAGGATATGGGCTTTATGATAGGGCTCTTGGAGTAACTTATTTAAATGGAATTTGGGAAAGTTTGCAAAAATCAATTTTAAGATAG
- a CDS encoding glycoside hydrolase family 43 protein yields the protein MKNITKPNEPLVTHIYTADASAHVFEGKVYIYPSHDLDEIQVSNDNGDQYNMEDYHILSLDDMNSHCVDHGEALHLKDIPWASKQLWAPDAAYKNGMYYLFFPARDKDDIFRLGVATSSNPAGPFKAQENYINGSYSIDPAVLVDDNNRSYVYFGGLWGGQLEKWQTGTFNSDGEGPAATAPAIGPRVAELNDDMFTFKEAPEEILIVDEEGNPILAGDEERRYFEGPWVHKYNGYYYLSYSTGTTHCIVYAMSKNPKGPYTFKGKILNPVIGWTTHHSIVQFQDKWYLFYHDSSLSGGADNKRCVKYTELKYNDNGTIQTVELPK from the coding sequence ATGAAAAATATTACAAAACCAAATGAACCTTTAGTAACTCATATTTACACTGCAGATGCATCTGCTCACGTATTTGAGGGCAAAGTTTATATTTACCCTTCTCACGATCTTGATGAAATTCAGGTTTCAAACGATAACGGTGACCAATATAACATGGAGGATTATCACATTCTATCTCTTGATGATATGAATTCGCATTGTGTCGATCACGGAGAAGCACTTCACTTAAAAGATATTCCATGGGCAAGTAAGCAATTATGGGCTCCAGATGCTGCTTATAAAAATGGCATGTACTACCTATTTTTTCCAGCAAGAGATAAAGATGATATATTTAGGCTTGGAGTAGCTACTAGTTCTAATCCTGCTGGTCCATTCAAAGCTCAAGAAAATTATATCAATGGCAGCTATAGTATTGATCCTGCTGTTTTAGTTGATGATAACAATAGATCTTATGTTTATTTTGGCGGCCTTTGGGGAGGACAATTAGAAAAATGGCAAACTGGTACTTTTAATTCAGATGGTGAAGGACCTGCTGCGACAGCACCTGCTATAGGACCAAGAGTAGCTGAATTAAATGATGATATGTTTACTTTTAAAGAAGCTCCTGAAGAAATATTAATTGTTGATGAAGAGGGCAATCCCATACTAGCTGGTGATGAAGAAAGAAGATATTTTGAAGGTCCATGGGTTCATAAGTACAATGGATATTATTATCTTTCATATTCTACTGGTACTACTCATTGTATTGTGTATGCTATGAGTAAAAATCCAAAAGGTCCGTATACTTTTAAAGGTAAAATACTTAATCCTGTAATAGGTTGGACTACTCATCATTCAATAGTTCAATTCCAAGACAAATGGTACTTATTCTATCATGATAGCTCTTTATCTGGTGGGGCTGACAACAAACGTTGTGTAAAATACACTGAATTAAAATATAATGATAATGGTACTATTCAAACTGTAGAATTACCTAAATAA
- a CDS encoding glycoside hydrolase family 3 C-terminal domain-containing protein: protein MKNNEKITHEYALEKAKELVSKMTLQEKAEQLTYKAPAIKHLNIPRYNWWNEGLHGVARAGTATVFPQAIGLAAMFDDEFLGEIAEIIATEGRAKYNENSKKDDRDIYKGLTYWSPNVNIFRDPRWGRGHETYGEDPYLTSKLGVAFVKGLQGEGKYLKIAACAKHFAVHSGPEGLRHEFDAVVSKKDLYETYLPAFEACVKEADVEAVMGAYNRTNGEPCCGSEALLKDILRGKWKFQGHVVSDCWAIADFHLYHNVTSTATESAALAIKNGCDLNCGNVYLQMLLAYKEGLVTEENITTATERLMATRIRLGMFDEECEYNQIPYELNDCKEHHEASLKASRKSMVLLKNNGLLPLDKSKLKSIAIIGPNADSQIMLKGNYFGSASKSITILEGIHEAVDGEDIRVYYSEGCHLYKDRVSDLAEADDRLAEAVSVAERGDVVVLCLGLDSTIEGEQGDAGNSDGAGDKLNLNLPGKQQELLEKVLATGKPVIVILGAGSALTLSGQEENCAAILNAWYPGSHGGRAVADLMFGKFSPSGKLPVTFYKTTEELPEFIDYSMKGRTYRYMKGESLYPFGYGLTYSNIEISDLSVSDISKDFENVEVSIKISNIGNFDIEEVLQCYIKDLESKYAVDNYNLSAFKRVALKKGESKIIKMTIDKKSFQVVTNEGERILDSKKFKLFVGISQPDSRSVQLTGITPLEADVELV, encoded by the coding sequence ATGAAGAACAATGAAAAGATTACTCATGAATATGCATTAGAAAAGGCAAAAGAACTAGTTTCAAAGATGACGCTGCAAGAAAAAGCAGAACAATTAACTTATAAAGCACCAGCTATTAAACATTTGAATATACCAAGATACAATTGGTGGAATGAAGGACTTCATGGTGTAGCAAGAGCAGGTACAGCTACTGTATTTCCACAAGCTATTGGACTAGCAGCTATGTTTGATGATGAATTTTTAGGTGAAATTGCAGAAATTATTGCAACTGAAGGTCGTGCAAAATATAATGAAAATTCTAAGAAAGATGACAGAGATATTTATAAAGGATTAACATATTGGTCTCCTAATGTTAATATTTTTCGTGATCCAAGATGGGGTCGAGGACATGAAACTTATGGAGAAGATCCATATTTAACTTCTAAACTCGGAGTTGCTTTTGTTAAAGGATTACAAGGAGAGGGGAAATATTTAAAAATAGCAGCTTGTGCCAAGCATTTTGCAGTACACAGTGGTCCAGAAGGCTTAAGACATGAATTTGATGCTGTTGTAAGCAAAAAAGATTTATATGAGACTTATTTACCAGCTTTCGAGGCTTGCGTAAAAGAAGCAGATGTAGAAGCTGTAATGGGAGCTTATAATCGTACAAATGGAGAGCCTTGTTGTGGAAGTGAAGCTTTATTAAAAGATATTTTAAGAGGAAAATGGAAATTCCAAGGGCATGTAGTATCTGATTGTTGGGCAATTGCAGATTTTCATTTATACCACAATGTTACAAGTACAGCAACTGAATCAGCAGCACTTGCAATAAAAAACGGATGTGATCTAAATTGTGGAAATGTATACCTTCAAATGCTATTAGCTTATAAAGAAGGGTTAGTAACAGAAGAAAATATAACTACAGCAACAGAAAGATTAATGGCAACAAGAATTAGACTAGGCATGTTTGATGAAGAATGTGAATATAACCAAATACCGTATGAATTAAATGATTGCAAGGAACATCATGAAGCATCATTAAAAGCATCAAGAAAGTCTATGGTTCTACTCAAAAATAATGGGCTACTTCCACTAGATAAATCGAAGTTAAAATCTATTGCAATAATTGGACCAAATGCAGATAGTCAAATAATGCTAAAAGGAAATTATTTTGGTTCAGCTTCTAAATCTATTACAATATTAGAGGGAATTCATGAAGCAGTGGATGGAGAAGATATAAGAGTATATTATTCAGAAGGATGTCACTTATATAAGGACAGAGTATCAGATTTAGCAGAAGCAGATGATAGATTAGCAGAAGCTGTTTCAGTTGCAGAGAGAGGCGATGTCGTTGTTTTATGCTTAGGCCTAGATTCTACTATTGAAGGAGAACAAGGTGATGCGGGAAATAGTGATGGAGCTGGAGATAAATTAAACTTAAATTTACCAGGTAAACAACAAGAACTGCTTGAAAAAGTACTTGCAACAGGTAAACCTGTTATAGTTATCCTTGGTGCTGGAAGTGCATTAACATTAAGTGGACAAGAAGAAAATTGTGCTGCAATATTAAATGCTTGGTATCCAGGTAGTCATGGAGGTAGAGCTGTGGCTGACTTAATGTTTGGTAAATTCTCACCAAGTGGAAAGTTACCAGTAACTTTCTATAAAACAACTGAAGAATTACCAGAATTCATTGATTATTCCATGAAGGGAAGAACTTATCGATATATGAAAGGAGAAAGCTTATATCCATTTGGATATGGTTTAACTTACTCTAATATAGAAATATCAGATTTATCTGTATCAGATATTAGTAAAGATTTTGAAAATGTAGAAGTGAGTATCAAGATTTCTAATATTGGAAATTTTGATATAGAAGAAGTATTACAATGCTATATAAAAGATCTTGAATCAAAATATGCAGTAGATAATTACAATTTATCAGCATTTAAGAGAGTTGCTTTAAAGAAGGGTGAAAGTAAAATTATAAAAATGACAATAGATAAGAAATCATTTCAAGTTGTAACTAATGAAGGTGAAAGAATACTTGACAGCAAGAAGTTTAAATTGTTCGTTGGTATTTCACAACCAGACAGCAGAAGTGTACAACTTACTGGTATAACTCCATTAGAAGCAGATGTTGAATTAGTATAA